The following coding sequences are from one bacterium SCSIO 12741 window:
- a CDS encoding nucleoside phosphorylase, with protein MRPRNPRIVNTPFPDSELVLNPDGSIYHLHLKPEHLADTIILVGDQGRVDQVSSFFERVDFEVQNREFKTKTGVFNGKRITVMSTGIGPDNMDIAINELDAAVNIDLQTRLPKESLKSLNLVRIGTCGSLQEDIPVDSFAISTFGMGMDGVLHYYDFEYDEEEQSIQQEIVRQLDWNPAAAEPYLVRSSTQLFDTLKEGMYGGITATAGGFYGPQGRQLRLSAHRPELNEQLNQFNHNGHRIINFEMETAALYGLGGMLGHQCCTVCAVIANRFTKSYSKDYKTTVNKLIESTLNRLTA; from the coding sequence ATGAGACCTCGAAATCCAAGAATTGTAAATACCCCATTCCCTGATTCCGAATTGGTACTTAACCCAGACGGATCTATCTACCACCTTCATTTAAAGCCTGAACATCTGGCAGACACCATTATTCTGGTGGGCGACCAAGGGCGTGTGGATCAAGTGAGTAGCTTCTTTGAGCGGGTTGACTTTGAGGTTCAAAACCGGGAATTCAAAACCAAAACCGGAGTATTCAACGGAAAACGAATCACCGTGATGTCTACTGGAATTGGACCGGACAATATGGACATTGCCATCAACGAATTGGACGCGGCCGTAAATATTGATCTTCAAACCCGTTTGCCCAAGGAGTCGCTTAAATCGCTGAATCTGGTACGAATTGGCACCTGTGGATCTCTGCAGGAAGATATTCCAGTTGACTCATTTGCGATCAGCACTTTCGGAATGGGAATGGATGGTGTACTTCACTACTACGATTTTGAATACGACGAAGAAGAACAGTCCATCCAGCAGGAAATTGTTCGTCAATTGGATTGGAATCCGGCCGCTGCAGAACCTTATTTGGTACGTAGCTCAACCCAACTTTTCGATACTTTGAAGGAGGGAATGTATGGTGGAATCACGGCAACGGCAGGCGGGTTTTATGGCCCTCAAGGGCGTCAATTAAGACTAAGCGCACATCGTCCGGAATTGAATGAGCAGCTCAACCAATTTAACCACAACGGCCATCGAATCATTAACTTCGAAATGGAGACAGCAGCCCTTTATGGCTTAGGCGGAATGCTCGGGCATCAATGTTGCACCGTATGCGCAGTTATAGCCAATCGCTTTACCAAAAGCTACTCAAAAGACTACAAAACAACCGTTAACAAGCTCATTGAAAGCACCTTAAACCGATTAACAGCCTAA
- a CDS encoding c-type cytochrome: MKHLRNIAPRQIRNSQLAIALLVGMGLAMSSCKKEEDPPVEEEPGFKVEQDEQYSGGRLNTVFDVSENAFAFKPPALGSRDELLFFVGNSFFNQNWVSSPSSTTARDGLGPTFNARTCSGCHFKDGRGAPPSFTGEISTGFLLRLSVPGTDAHGGPLADPNYGGQLQDQSLPGVPKEGDFEIIYSEVPGTFPDGETYSLRKPTYVISGLNYGSLGAGYQVSPRIGQQMIGLGLLEAIDEATLIEWADESDSDGDGVSGRINYVWDETKKQISVGRFGWKSNQPNLKQQTAGAFNGDMGITTSLFPDQNCPSPQKDCQQAPHGGEPEITDDDLDKVVLYVSNLAVPARRDYAKEQVLQGREIFKNIGCASCHKPKVTTGTHPVFDHLSNQTIRPYTDLLLHDMGPELADNRPDYGASGSEWRTQPLWGIGLIESVNHHTLFLHDGRARNVQEAILWHGGEAEAIREKFKNLSAAQRQALIAFVNSL; this comes from the coding sequence ATGAAACATCTTCGAAACATCGCACCCAGACAAATAAGAAACTCCCAATTAGCGATTGCCCTTTTGGTCGGAATGGGCCTCGCCATGAGCTCTTGTAAAAAGGAGGAAGACCCTCCTGTGGAAGAGGAGCCCGGGTTTAAAGTGGAACAAGACGAACAATACTCCGGAGGACGGTTGAATACGGTTTTCGATGTTTCAGAAAATGCATTTGCCTTCAAACCTCCTGCTCTCGGCAGTCGCGATGAGCTCTTGTTTTTTGTAGGTAATTCCTTTTTTAACCAGAATTGGGTGAGTTCTCCTTCATCCACCACAGCAAGAGACGGACTTGGCCCCACTTTTAATGCCCGCACTTGCTCCGGATGTCACTTTAAAGATGGACGAGGTGCTCCTCCTTCATTTACCGGAGAAATATCTACCGGTTTCTTACTAAGGCTGAGCGTACCCGGAACAGATGCACACGGAGGACCATTGGCAGATCCTAACTATGGTGGACAACTTCAGGATCAATCCTTACCAGGAGTTCCTAAGGAAGGAGACTTTGAAATCATCTACTCCGAAGTGCCAGGAACCTTCCCCGATGGAGAAACTTACAGCTTAAGAAAGCCAACCTACGTTATCTCGGGTTTGAATTATGGATCGTTGGGAGCTGGATATCAAGTATCTCCCCGAATTGGACAACAAATGATTGGATTGGGACTTCTGGAGGCCATAGATGAGGCCACCCTAATCGAATGGGCTGATGAAAGCGACAGCGATGGCGATGGTGTTTCCGGAAGGATCAACTACGTTTGGGACGAAACGAAAAAGCAAATCTCTGTGGGACGATTTGGTTGGAAGTCAAATCAACCTAACCTAAAACAACAAACCGCCGGGGCTTTTAATGGAGACATGGGAATTACCACCAGTTTATTCCCCGATCAAAACTGCCCAAGTCCTCAAAAAGATTGCCAGCAAGCCCCACATGGAGGCGAACCTGAAATTACTGATGACGATCTGGACAAGGTAGTACTATACGTATCGAATCTGGCTGTTCCTGCACGCCGTGATTATGCTAAAGAGCAAGTGCTGCAAGGACGAGAAATCTTTAAAAACATTGGCTGTGCCTCCTGCCATAAGCCAAAGGTAACCACAGGCACTCACCCCGTATTTGACCATTTATCCAATCAAACCATTCGCCCCTACACCGATCTACTGCTTCACGACATGGGACCCGAATTGGCGGATAACCGACCGGACTACGGAGCCTCAGGTTCAGAGTGGAGAACTCAGCCCCTTTGGGGAATTGGGCTCATTGAAAGCGTGAACCACCACACTTTGTTTTTACACGATGGTCGTGCCCGGAATGTACAAGAAGCCATCCTTTGGCATGGTGGTGAAGCAGAAGCTATCCGAGAAAAATTCAAAAACCTGAGTGCCGCTCAGCGTCAAGCATTAATTGCCTTCGTAAATTCTTTGTAA
- a CDS encoding transglutaminase family protein, whose protein sequence is MEAIHTFFNQLEKDIWIELHDGLTALEKLKVINHIIFDVYHFKGNVEKYHAADNSYINRVIETRTGNPISMAILYIIMAERLELPIHGVNLPRHFILAWADEMSQMTNKDHNDPDILFYINPFSGGAVFSRQDIQAFLTEIKLKPNPMFFQPCTNHDIMMRTLNNLANSYIQNKQPEKVEEIRQMQRAMLRNKED, encoded by the coding sequence GTGGAAGCTATCCATACCTTTTTTAATCAACTGGAAAAGGACATCTGGATCGAACTTCATGATGGCTTAACGGCCCTGGAGAAATTGAAGGTCATCAATCACATCATTTTTGATGTATACCACTTCAAAGGAAACGTGGAGAAATACCACGCGGCTGACAACTCTTACATTAATAGGGTGATAGAAACCCGTACGGGAAATCCTATTTCCATGGCCATTCTTTACATTATTATGGCCGAGCGATTGGAATTACCGATTCACGGTGTAAATCTACCACGTCACTTCATCCTGGCCTGGGCCGATGAAATGAGTCAAATGACCAATAAGGATCACAACGATCCTGATATTTTGTTCTACATCAACCCATTCTCAGGCGGAGCTGTATTCTCTCGACAGGATATCCAGGCATTTCTCACTGAAATCAAACTCAAGCCTAATCCGATGTTCTTTCAGCCGTGCACTAACCATGACATCATGATGCGGACCTTAAACAACCTGGCCAATTCCTACATTCAGAACAAGCAACCTGAAAAAGTCGAAGAGATTCGACAAATGCAGCGAGCTATGCTCAGAAACAAGGAAGATTAA
- the rimM gene encoding 16S rRNA processing protein RimM: MTQIDDCYYLGYVVKPKGLKGEFYVFLDVTNPHEYIEMESVFVEINKQLVPFFIEDLRPGHNNKVVIQFEGIETPDDARELVGKSLYLPLDILPKLTGNHFYYHEIPGFQIIDEKHGKLGVLRKVQESTAQDLLVVDHEKGEILIPMLDDTVVKLNRETKELTVTTPEGLIEMYID; the protein is encoded by the coding sequence ATGACGCAGATTGACGATTGTTACTACCTTGGTTATGTCGTCAAGCCCAAGGGACTGAAAGGAGAATTCTATGTTTTCCTGGACGTTACCAATCCTCATGAATACATTGAAATGGAATCAGTGTTTGTTGAAATCAACAAACAACTGGTTCCATTTTTTATTGAAGACCTTCGACCTGGGCACAACAATAAAGTTGTCATTCAATTCGAAGGCATTGAAACTCCCGACGACGCTCGAGAACTCGTTGGAAAATCCCTCTACCTCCCGTTAGACATTCTTCCCAAACTAACGGGCAATCATTTCTATTACCATGAAATTCCGGGATTTCAGATCATTGATGAAAAACACGGAAAACTGGGCGTTCTGCGCAAGGTTCAGGAATCTACGGCTCAAGACCTATTGGTAGTGGATCATGAAAAAGGAGAAATCCTTATTCCAATGTTAGATGACACGGTGGTGAAATTGAACCGTGAAACCAAGGAGCTGACTGTAACTACTCCGGAAGGACTCATCGAAATGTACATCGATTAA
- the mltG gene encoding endolytic transglycosylase MltG, which translates to MLLVLGLVSGLGWKYYHDIYGPNVKWKKEEPLYLYIPTGSDFNQLVQIIEEEGWLKNTSSFKWVAGLKEYDQKVKPGRYLLEHGMSNNELVNSLRLGSQAAVKVTFNNARTMSQLAGKLTRHLEVDSASLDAILGQDSTAHRYGFQPEQFPAMFIPNTYQIYWTTTPEELLDRMAREFKTFWTPERKKLAAGLGLSQSEVATLASIVEEETQMRDERSRVAGVYLNRLNRGMLLQADPTLKFAAGDFTIKRVLNKHKAIDSPYNTYKYTGLPPGPIRIPDQHSIDAVLNAEKHGYLYFCAKSDFSGYHDFAKTYNEHLKNARRYHSALNKRGI; encoded by the coding sequence ATGCTTCTGGTATTGGGATTGGTATCAGGATTGGGGTGGAAGTATTACCATGATATTTACGGACCCAATGTAAAATGGAAAAAAGAAGAGCCGCTCTATCTCTATATTCCTACAGGGAGCGACTTTAACCAATTGGTTCAAATCATTGAAGAAGAAGGTTGGTTGAAAAACACATCGTCTTTCAAATGGGTGGCTGGACTAAAAGAATACGACCAAAAGGTTAAGCCGGGGCGCTACTTACTTGAACACGGTATGAGCAATAATGAACTGGTTAATAGTTTGCGATTGGGGTCGCAGGCCGCGGTAAAGGTGACCTTCAATAATGCAAGAACCATGAGTCAATTGGCAGGGAAACTCACCCGACATTTAGAGGTGGATTCAGCTTCCTTGGATGCGATTCTTGGTCAAGACAGTACAGCTCACCGTTACGGATTTCAGCCCGAGCAATTTCCGGCCATGTTTATTCCCAATACCTATCAGATTTATTGGACCACAACACCAGAAGAGTTGCTGGACCGTATGGCTCGGGAGTTTAAGACCTTTTGGACTCCGGAGCGCAAAAAGTTGGCAGCAGGTTTGGGTTTATCTCAATCTGAGGTAGCAACCCTGGCCTCCATTGTAGAAGAAGAAACTCAAATGAGGGATGAGCGGAGCAGGGTTGCCGGAGTGTACCTAAATCGTTTGAATAGGGGAATGTTGTTACAAGCCGACCCTACCCTAAAATTTGCAGCAGGAGATTTTACGATTAAGCGGGTGCTGAACAAGCACAAGGCTATAGATTCTCCTTACAATACCTATAAATACACCGGATTGCCACCAGGTCCTATTCGCATTCCGGATCAACACTCCATTGATGCTGTCTTGAATGCCGAAAAGCATGGGTACCTCTATTTCTGCGCAAAAAGTGATTTTAGCGGATACCATGATTTTGCGAAGACGTACAATGAACATTTAAAAAACGCCAGACGTTATCATTCAGCCTTGAACAAAAGAGGGATCTAA
- a CDS encoding methyltransferase: MATRPFRFKQFSIHQDQAPFKVGTDGALLGAWAAVQNEHRILDIGTGTGLIALMLKQRAPKAQVVALEYQKEAADQARINFEESPWDIGLVEQDLQSFIPQSNFDRIVCNPPYFKPSTLSDNKGKNLSRQNLSLDLDDLFRFADQHLSASGQLSMVIPKDRENDYRKWMDQFNFHPLREWSMHPTPVHEVKRMLLTCGRVAQETEVKSFILESEGRHHYSLEVKELLRDFYLFL; this comes from the coding sequence ATGGCTACCCGGCCTTTTCGGTTCAAACAATTTTCCATCCATCAAGACCAAGCTCCCTTTAAAGTAGGAACAGATGGTGCTTTGCTCGGGGCTTGGGCAGCAGTGCAAAATGAGCATCGAATTCTGGATATTGGAACGGGTACAGGACTAATCGCCCTTATGCTTAAACAACGAGCTCCTAAAGCCCAAGTTGTTGCTCTTGAATACCAGAAGGAAGCCGCCGATCAGGCTCGAATCAATTTTGAAGAATCACCTTGGGACATCGGTTTGGTAGAACAGGATCTTCAAAGTTTCATTCCCCAATCTAACTTTGACCGAATCGTTTGTAACCCGCCTTATTTTAAGCCCTCTACCCTATCTGATAACAAGGGTAAAAACCTTTCTCGTCAAAACCTAAGCCTCGATCTGGATGACCTTTTTCGTTTCGCTGATCAACACCTGAGTGCCAGCGGGCAGCTTTCTATGGTAATCCCCAAGGACAGAGAGAATGATTACCGAAAGTGGATGGATCAATTCAACTTTCATCCCCTACGAGAATGGTCCATGCATCCAACGCCTGTGCACGAGGTAAAACGAATGCTTTTAACCTGTGGTCGAGTGGCTCAAGAAACCGAAGTAAAATCCTTTATCCTCGAATCCGAAGGACGGCACCATTATTCGCTTGAGGTAAAAGAACTGCTTCGTGACTTCTACTTGTTTTTGTAA
- a CDS encoding GNAT family N-acetyltransferase, which yields MPVLQGHKVSLRALEPTDIDLLFEWENNTEVWKISNTITPFSRFTLEQYITSNHDIFAHKQLRLVICIQDQAIGCVDLFDFDPINHRVGIGILIADEEQRQKGFAADALNCLLDYCREYLDCHQVYCNIMEENKASVYLFEKAGFVLAGTKKDWVRQGDTYVNELLYQKILGLEEN from the coding sequence ATGCCGGTCTTACAGGGACATAAGGTTTCACTAAGGGCTCTGGAGCCCACAGACATTGATCTGTTGTTCGAATGGGAGAACAATACCGAGGTATGGAAAATCTCGAATACCATTACCCCATTTAGCCGGTTTACCTTGGAGCAATACATCACGAGTAACCACGACATTTTTGCTCACAAACAACTGCGTTTGGTCATTTGTATTCAAGATCAAGCCATTGGATGTGTGGATTTGTTCGATTTCGACCCGATAAATCACCGGGTGGGAATTGGCATTTTAATTGCGGATGAGGAACAACGACAAAAGGGTTTTGCAGCAGATGCATTGAATTGTTTGTTGGACTATTGCCGTGAGTATCTGGATTGCCACCAGGTGTATTGCAACATCATGGAGGAGAATAAAGCCAGTGTTTACTTGTTTGAAAAGGCTGGATTTGTGCTGGCGGGAACCAAAAAAGATTGGGTTCGTCAAGGAGACACCTACGTGAATGAACTGCTGTATCAAAAGATTTTAGGGCTTGAAGAAAATTAG
- a CDS encoding sodium:calcium antiporter, producing the protein MGIIIPIILVTFCSVVIWRSVDGFATASDYLGRNLSDGVKGATINAIASSMPELFTTIFFLFFLNDVDGFSGGIGTTAGSAIFNAMIIPALAILAVIYSGITQYVNVSKKVIRRDGIALILCELVLIVLISGNRLEWWHGMVLMVIYAIYITYMLSTMSKSEHVDSHAYNQQMADGKDDDDDESGRKRTMIEHGLRLDLESLVIGNRQITGANAWPLLIISTITIAVSCYLLVLACEWLGAKSYDVPYLGTFEGLDIPILFVALIIASMASSIPDTIISMKDAQKGNYDDAVSNAMGSNMFDICFALGLPLFLYTIIHGPITMTPEINDLSGELRVLLLLITVVVFFIFYLGKHVGKKKAFFLLFLYAMFLLYVIGRSSNDPISTEVSHVLREILYAINSIVY; encoded by the coding sequence ATGGGTATAATCATTCCAATCATCCTCGTGACGTTTTGTTCCGTGGTAATCTGGAGAAGTGTGGACGGCTTTGCCACCGCTTCGGATTATTTAGGAAGAAACCTGTCTGACGGGGTAAAGGGCGCAACCATAAATGCGATTGCGAGTTCTATGCCCGAACTGTTTACCACCATATTCTTTCTTTTCTTTCTGAATGACGTAGACGGTTTTAGTGGCGGGATTGGAACCACAGCAGGTTCGGCCATCTTTAACGCCATGATTATTCCTGCTTTGGCCATTCTGGCTGTTATCTATTCTGGAATAACCCAATACGTGAACGTCTCGAAAAAGGTAATTCGACGAGATGGTATCGCTTTGATTCTCTGTGAACTTGTTCTGATCGTTCTTATCTCGGGCAACCGCCTGGAGTGGTGGCATGGAATGGTATTGATGGTGATTTACGCCATCTACATCACGTATATGCTTAGCACCATGTCCAAAAGTGAGCATGTAGATTCACATGCCTACAACCAACAAATGGCCGACGGAAAGGATGATGACGACGATGAAAGTGGTCGAAAACGTACCATGATCGAACATGGATTGCGTTTGGATTTGGAATCACTCGTTATTGGAAATCGGCAAATTACTGGTGCTAATGCCTGGCCTTTGTTGATCATTTCTACTATCACCATTGCTGTTAGCTGTTACCTTCTTGTATTGGCCTGCGAATGGTTAGGAGCCAAATCTTACGATGTGCCTTATTTGGGAACTTTCGAAGGGTTGGATATTCCCATTCTGTTTGTGGCTCTGATAATCGCTTCCATGGCTTCCTCTATCCCTGATACTATTATCTCCATGAAGGATGCCCAAAAAGGGAACTACGATGACGCGGTTTCCAATGCTATGGGAAGTAACATGTTTGACATCTGCTTCGCATTGGGATTGCCACTTTTCTTGTACACCATTATCCACGGACCTATTACCATGACTCCGGAGATCAATGATTTGAGTGGTGAGTTGCGAGTACTACTATTACTCATTACGGTGGTTGTTTTCTTCATCTTTTACTTGGGAAAACATGTGGGGAAAAAGAAGGCTTTCTTCTTGTTGTTCCTCTACGCCATGTTCCTGCTCTACGTTATCGGACGAAGCTCCAACGATCCCATTTCTACAGAGGTATCTCACGTTCTTAGAGAAATCCTCTACGCGATCAACTCCATCGTTTACTAA
- a CDS encoding potassium channel protein, translating into MNFFLFFLTGCLLSRRSRLPILSELFRDPDNFGLQIYKLLCQKASPNCFQVKIGQLSPFLIHLRRSVPRLNSNLTTVAIIGNKKYHAHHRRRITVVSTVVVTYVFLLFLLLYFEGYSRESPIRDFFDALWYSIVTLTTVGYGDMYPHTLGGKLIGFIFILGSFSIFGFLIGQISNYMAEQLEERKLGYQGTNFTNHAVIIGWNASGYDVLEQLIGVGKQVAIITNKRDDIDLIRESYSNNLVFTLLADYNKMEMLEKANIKKSAIVYVNFQDDTDKLVHILNLKKHYNDLKYIVTLDNSNLKKTFLSAGVTYTVSKNEITSKLLASYIFEPDVARYSEDILSFAETDEDYDIKEYRISNDNPLLGRTYGELFFELKKEANVILIGLTKIIEDERVLLKNPPNDTIIDVGDYLIMIMNGGASRKIEKIFHTEEGGY; encoded by the coding sequence ATGAATTTTTTTCTTTTTTTTCTGACCGGCTGCCTTCTAAGCAGACGGTCGCGTCTTCCAATTTTATCGGAGCTTTTTAGGGATCCTGATAATTTCGGGCTGCAAATATATAAATTGCTTTGCCAGAAGGCAAGCCCAAATTGCTTTCAAGTCAAAATTGGGCAACTTTCTCCTTTTTTGATACATTTGAGAAGGTCAGTTCCACGGCTGAACTCAAACTTGACTACTGTGGCAATTATTGGTAACAAAAAGTATCATGCCCACCATCGCCGGAGGATTACTGTTGTTTCAACGGTTGTCGTGACCTATGTATTCCTACTTTTTCTACTTCTTTACTTCGAAGGTTATAGCCGCGAAAGTCCCATTCGAGACTTCTTTGACGCCCTCTGGTATTCGATTGTAACTCTTACTACAGTAGGCTATGGAGATATGTATCCGCATACCCTTGGAGGTAAGCTAATTGGCTTTATTTTCATATTGGGCAGTTTTAGTATTTTTGGGTTTCTCATAGGTCAGATTTCCAACTACATGGCGGAACAGTTAGAAGAGCGAAAACTCGGTTATCAGGGAACAAACTTTACGAATCACGCAGTGATCATTGGTTGGAATGCTTCCGGATACGATGTGCTCGAACAACTTATCGGAGTGGGAAAACAAGTGGCCATCATCACCAACAAACGAGACGATATTGATCTCATTCGAGAGAGTTATTCCAATAATTTGGTATTCACGCTCTTGGCGGATTACAATAAAATGGAAATGCTCGAAAAGGCCAATATCAAAAAGTCCGCCATAGTGTATGTCAATTTTCAGGACGATACGGATAAATTGGTTCATATTCTTAACCTGAAAAAGCACTACAACGATCTGAAGTACATCGTTACCTTGGACAATTCAAACCTGAAAAAAACCTTCCTTAGTGCCGGTGTAACTTACACGGTTTCAAAAAATGAAATAACCTCTAAGTTGCTGGCCAGCTACATCTTTGAACCAGATGTGGCCCGCTACAGTGAAGATATTTTATCCTTTGCCGAAACGGACGAGGATTACGATATAAAAGAGTACCGGATTTCAAACGATAACCCTTTGTTGGGGCGGACTTATGGCGAGTTGTTCTTCGAACTGAAGAAAGAGGCCAATGTTATATTGATCGGTTTGACCAAGATAATTGAAGATGAACGGGTGTTGTTGAAAAACCCACCTAATGATACTATTATTGATGTAGGTGATTACCTCATTATGATTATGAATGGTGGAGCATCGAGAAAAATTGAGAAGATTTTCCATACGGAAGAAGGTGGATATTGA
- a CDS encoding phosphoglucomutase/phosphomannomutase family protein: MKIKFGTDGWRAVIGREYTEDNVARLTTGVAYWLKEYFPNPRVVVGFDCRFGGARFAEIVANVLDFHGVQVIYDTHPVTTPVISYAAKKYEASLGIILTASHNPPDYNGYKLKGGYGGPLLPAQIAEVEAHVPEEIEVNYWSLDQKISRKEDLTALYLEEVRRQFDLDAIRNAPFQVAYDAMYGSGQFVVRELLPDALLFRCEWNPHFYGINPEPVEKNLGEFQDYLKGQNADIALVNDGDADRIGLLDGDGNYIDSHMLLLLLIHYLHRYKGKSGKVVCGFSSSVKIAQYCKQHGLDLEVVPIGFKHICDRMLHEDVLVGGEESGGIAVQGHIPERDGIWNGLLLFQWMTETGKSIGELMDEVREIVGPFAYRRIDLKIPEELKQEIVERCKQDAYQAFGDFKVQNREDLDGWKYFLNEDEWVMIRPSGTEPVLRTYAEGKTPERAIAILEACHSTLLGPDYKNK; this comes from the coding sequence ATGAAAATCAAATTTGGAACCGATGGCTGGAGAGCCGTCATTGGCCGGGAATATACCGAGGATAATGTAGCTCGTCTTACCACAGGTGTTGCTTATTGGTTAAAGGAATACTTTCCAAATCCACGGGTGGTGGTTGGTTTCGATTGCCGCTTTGGTGGGGCTCGTTTTGCCGAGATTGTAGCCAATGTATTGGACTTTCATGGCGTACAGGTTATTTACGATACCCATCCTGTAACGACTCCTGTAATTTCCTATGCGGCGAAAAAATACGAGGCCTCTTTGGGCATCATTCTGACGGCTTCTCACAATCCCCCGGATTACAACGGATACAAGCTAAAGGGCGGTTATGGCGGCCCCTTGCTTCCGGCGCAGATTGCTGAAGTAGAAGCCCATGTGCCTGAAGAGATTGAAGTAAACTATTGGTCTTTGGATCAAAAAATTAGCCGCAAAGAGGATTTAACCGCACTCTACCTGGAAGAAGTTCGCCGTCAGTTTGACTTGGATGCGATTCGCAATGCTCCGTTTCAAGTGGCTTATGATGCCATGTATGGATCCGGTCAGTTTGTGGTTCGTGAGTTGTTGCCTGATGCTCTTTTGTTCCGTTGTGAATGGAATCCCCATTTCTATGGAATCAATCCGGAGCCGGTAGAGAAAAACTTAGGTGAGTTTCAGGATTACCTCAAAGGTCAAAATGCGGATATCGCTTTGGTCAATGATGGGGATGCCGACCGCATAGGTTTGTTAGATGGAGATGGAAACTACATCGATTCGCACATGCTTCTCCTGCTTCTTATTCATTATCTACATCGCTATAAAGGAAAGTCGGGTAAAGTAGTATGCGGCTTTAGCTCCTCGGTGAAGATTGCTCAGTATTGCAAGCAGCATGGTTTGGATTTGGAAGTGGTTCCAATCGGATTTAAGCATATCTGCGATCGCATGTTGCATGAGGATGTATTGGTTGGAGGAGAAGAGTCTGGCGGAATCGCTGTTCAGGGGCATATTCCAGAACGTGATGGTATTTGGAATGGATTACTGTTGTTTCAATGGATGACTGAAACCGGAAAGTCGATCGGTGAGTTGATGGATGAGGTACGCGAAATTGTGGGACCCTTTGCCTACCGTCGGATAGATCTTAAGATTCCGGAGGAGCTTAAGCAGGAAATTGTAGAACGCTGCAAGCAGGATGCTTATCAAGCCTTTGGTGATTTTAAGGTTCAAAACCGGGAAGATTTAGACGGTTGGAAATATTTCCTCAATGAAGATGAATGGGTGATGATTCGTCCTTCGGGAACGGAACCTGTTTTGAGAACCTATGCGGAGGGTAAAACACCTGAACGGGCCATCGCAATTTTAGAGGCCTGCCATAGTACCCTTTTAGGGCCAGATTACAAAAACAAGTAG
- a CDS encoding GNAT family N-acetyltransferase, producing MEILINPDWEEKDWSELQALYIAVEWQARERKDLEKATRMSSWVVVIKDQDRIIGFGRTMDDGCYYAVLVDVMIHPDYQGQGLGTKIVKLLREKLEGYLFITLSAAPEKNGFYEKLGWRQQSSAFIWPVSERQEKEHCVPVAKSK from the coding sequence ATGGAAATTCTGATTAACCCCGATTGGGAAGAAAAAGATTGGAGCGAGCTGCAGGCCTTATATATAGCGGTGGAATGGCAAGCTCGTGAAAGAAAGGATTTGGAAAAGGCCACCCGAATGAGTTCCTGGGTAGTCGTGATTAAAGACCAGGACCGGATAATAGGTTTTGGGAGAACCATGGATGATGGATGCTATTACGCCGTTTTGGTCGACGTTATGATCCATCCCGATTACCAGGGGCAAGGATTGGGGACCAAAATTGTGAAGCTCCTGCGTGAAAAATTGGAAGGCTACCTCTTTATTACTCTTTCGGCGGCACCTGAGAAAAATGGATTCTATGAAAAATTGGGTTGGCGTCAGCAATCATCAGCCTTTATTTGGCCGGTGAGCGAAAGGCAGGAAAAGGAGCACTGCGTTCCAGTCGCTAAATCCAAGTAA